Sequence from the Zeugodacus cucurbitae isolate PBARC_wt_2022May chromosome 5, idZeuCucr1.2, whole genome shotgun sequence genome:
GCAAGCCACCAAAgaaaacagtggagcatctcttgtacGTTTATTCTGCGCCGCGGTAACGCTTCAGACATTTAGAAACCCCACAATACGATAAGTTggaggagatatcgttagtgaagccTCAAGTCACGTCAAGGGCAGGCATTCTAAACGATGACTCTTTCGATCAATCTTTCCAAAAGCTGTTTCAAGAAATATAGTCTATAGTTATGTTCCATTATGTTCTTTGCAGTACCCATTTATGTTGGACATGTTGTTCGTAACTTTACTATATGTAACCAGGGCAACAAGAAACCTGCGCTTGGAGAAATCTTTGAagattatgaaatgaaaaatcttaTGAAGATTGGCCCTTAAAGTTCCATTAATTGTGTTCATAGACTAATCAACCCATAAGGGAGCTAATCAATATTGAGTACAGAAAAACTGGTTTGTCTATATAGATGatctagtgatgagcgatatttcactaccggtgattttttcactgtgattgaaaaatcacatataacaactgtgatcaatttttgtaaatatcagtgatttacaatcgcaatttcagttcagtaatttgagatCGATCAttgtagctatagagaagttcagtgcttttgttcaatCACATTACATAtaagagttcagtaattctaattcgattactgtagcaataacagttcagtaattctaattcgatcattgTAGGAATAgcgttcagtgattctaattcgagcaCTGtaacaatagcagttcgaaaagtaacaatcacagttcagtagcaataccagttcgaaagtatcaatcactgtttggtaacaatatcagttcgaaagtaacaatcacagttcagtaccaatatcagttcgaaagtagcaatcactgtttagtaccaatatcagttcgaaaggagcaatcactgtttagtaacaatatcagttcgaaagtagcaatcactgtttagtaacaatatcagttcgaaagtagcaatcactgttcagtgatcacagtagatattttagttgtgattttgataattttggatatggtgattacaaaagcagttaaatgtacccaaaatttattaattagttaatagtgattacaaaagcaggtaaattttggatattgttaaaattaataaaaatgtaaatgtaaaaaatgaaaaaaaatgtggagtatacattctcataaattcgttttttttgttgtgatcacaatagcaatataaaatcacagtgattcaaaaatagcaatatcgctcatcactaagaTGATCCTGCATTTCGAAGGTATTTGTGGCTTCGCTTCTAAAGAAAAATCACTTTTATATAATCTGCAATATCTTCAAACCGGTTAACCTGTttatatagtaaattattatcgTTAGAAAATCAATCGTAAAGGATAACAAAACTACTTACTTCCTGATTGCTGTCCCTTGAGCGCtcctgaaaatataaaaaaagagcgATCTCAACTAAAAAGGTCTTCCATGAAAAATCATTACAACTCACACTGCACGTTTCGCTGGAGTCCACCATCAAGTTAAGCATATATAATCTGAACGGTAGCTGATCCTTAGTGCGCTTGTGCTTCAGTACTTCAACTAGGTCATAGGGCACCACATCCGAGAACCCAACACACTGCTTCAATCTAACCTCATTTAGTTTGCGACATCTATCGACGATATAAATTACGTCGTCATAGCAGTAGAAAAACCTCGCTAAGTACAAATACTCCAAGTTCACAAGCTGTCCAACGGCTTGAGAGAAATTCATTGGTATGCAAAAACCATCCAGCCAGGCTTTCTTCGCAATAATGCTGAGGTGCGTTAGGTGTCGCAGGTGGTGCAAGTAATTGAGATTTCTACACAAGACTTCAGCTTCGAGTGTCAGCTTTGTGATGCTGGTACGCACGATGAGCGTGCGAAAAAAGCGTGGTATTAAACGTGATTGGATATCTTCAGCACATGAGCAGTGAATTTGTTCGTCACGCATACAAATCTCACAAgaatttgtattgaaatttcGCACTTCAATATCCTTTAATGCTTGCAGCGTTTGTAATGCCGTAATGGTATGTTCTAGCTTCCAGTCGATTTTGAGTGTAACGAGCGTTTCGCAACTCAACCACATGAGATTCGTGAGGTGCATAGATACATCACTGAATGTactgtgacgcaagtcaagtgaCCGTAGTGATAAAGAGCTCAGGATGTCTGCTAAGTAGTAGTGGCTCACATTCTCACAGTAACTCAGTTGGAGCTCCTCGATGCTGCTGAGCTCGGCGATATGTTTACCTGAAATAAAAAGGTTTCACTTAAAATATAAAGTGAGGCAGCTTCTAAGTTcagaaaatttcaatatattgtattgtattctaCATCAAGCTGGACAACTTATCCTAGAATACCAGACTCAGTTGGATGATCTGAAACGAAACTTTGCGGAATAGGATCTCAATGTTGTAATAACATACCTGTAACTTTTGAGTTTCGGACAATAGAGAGATTTTTCAGATGTATTAGATTAGCTAGGAACTCCACGCCCTCATCACACAAAATACTGCCAATCACAGAGAACCTCGTGATATTTTGGAGAACTGTGTTGTCTTTAAAACGTAATATTCTGAGCATCGTTATCTCCAAAGGGCTCTCGAATGCAGCATCCATTAGGTTTACTGTGCCGACATTCGGAAAAAGTACCGCTATATTTTGCCATAGTCGAAAGGCATTTGCACCCAATACTTCCAAATCACtgatattattatattgcttaTTCCTAGGAAACTCCTCTTCAGCGATAAAGCAATTTTTGAGCCTTAAGCACTTTAGTTTTGGAAAATCATCAAGTATCGTGTCAAAGATGATTACGCGATTATTGAGCACCATTTTTGTAGCATTTTCACAGCATAGCTTGTTGAAAAAGTCTTTCCTTTCAGACGTAATCTCCAAGTAAGCATCATAGATGTCGTTGTGTACGATTTTCGCTTTGCGACAAGCGATAATCTTTAGATGTCGCTCCTCTTCGATGGCTGCGTTTTCGAAATCTTCACAAACGGTGGCGAATCGCTGTGCAACCGGTTGATTTATGAGCTTCTTGTAGATTTCAAAGAGTACGTAAATGCTCAGTTGTACATTTGGCGGTGGATAGGGTATGATGAGGCTGAAATCAGAGAAAAATGTAGTTTATATGTGTTTTGAATCTCAAAAGGCATTCCTATAGTTTAGAGTGTTTTTAAGAGGACAAATTGTTTAGAACTGGAATGTAGATTTCCAAAGTCTTTGTTCAAAAATCCTAAAAGAGAATATGAATTGATGGTATTAGGTCTTAAATACCCATCTTTTCAAGGAAAATTTTGTCTGAAAGTAGTCAAAGCATCTTATCTTAGGAAACAGGCCCAAAATTATTTGACCTCTCAGTTGAGGTAACATCCGCAGCTCAGGTTCTTAACGGCAATTTGAACACGTAACTTGGGACTCCAAATGTTTCCTCTGAATGGTAACCGGACCGCAATCTACGAATTGTTACAAGTTATTATTCAGGGCCTCAGGATCAAATCTTGGAGATCGGACCGACCTAGATcttatatagtgcataaagttgaTCCAAAGAGATCCTTTCTTGGGAAACAGATTTCAAAGATCCCAATATTAAGTAGTAAAATGCTTGGGACCTGGAATTTGTGGCAGGTCTCGCTTCCGAACTTtggtttgaattttatttgcattccaTTTCAAGTTAGAGCTCTTGAATTCTAGTCTCACacaattaaaaaatcttttatgTACTCACTCATTTCTGTAGCTAGTCGTTGGATGTTTGCACTCGAAGAATAATATTAAGCTCAAAGCGGATTCAGCTTTCGCATATAGAGGATGCTTGGgtggattaaaaaataataaataatattagaaagACTCCATATTTTTGTAGGAACTCGGGACTTACCTCCTGTATATCTTCCGTTATGCCGGCACAGCCACACATCTCCAGGTTGAGACGCGCCTTTAGTGGTTCATCTTTATCGCGTTCGCGCAAGAGCTCAGCAGCGCTGAATATGAAATTCCTTGTCACGCCATCACAATAATCCAATGTTATTTTTGACAAGTTTGCGCaactttttatcaaatttaacaaATCAACATCTTTAACATCATTGACGTGCTCCAGATAGAGCGTGTCCAAGTTTTGTAAGTCGTGCAATCTGCTTAAAAGTTGACCGCATTCGTTTCTAATATGAAATGACAGTTTTCTGTCAGTCAACTTGCTCAAGTGACCGATATCATGCACGTTCAGCAGGCCATCAAAAGTGAGAGATTTGATATGTTTACAATCGGACAGCGCCATTAGCAGCGTTTTACAACTTTCAGGGGGTTTCTCGGCGCCGGTGATTTTTGAGTTCTGCTTGCTAACGTTTTCAAGCTTAAGATTGTTCAACGCCTTCAGTTTTCCTAGCAGCTTTTGCCAATCCACTTTCGGTTGCCAGTTGGGCGTGAGACTTACTAACGTCGGAAAGTCATAGTTCGCGAAGTGTTCCTGGTAGTCAATAGGACAGCCTGATATATCTAGAATTTTCAGCATGCAAGTGGTGAAGCTGTACTTTATTTCATGCAAGCTCGTGCAGTCCTTAAGGTACAGCGTTGTAGGGGTCAGTAGGAATTTAATGGATGCTAAAAGTATAAGATTTGATTTAACTTTTAGATCACTTAATTCTGTGTTATTTGTAGTAGGCTAAGAGATTCTAAGTAGACTGGGGTAATGTACACTATTTGAATTAGTCTTCTCAGTTATTCAGGACTCGACGTTGGGTAATATTACTAGGTGTTTCGATTCTTTTTTGTAAATGAATTCGCAGAGTTAAATCAAGGATCGCTGGACTTTTCTGCATCGATGTTAACCCTCAGCAATTGGTCTAACGGGTTTCAATGTAGTCGTATGTCGGTTTTCGATGAGACTTCCTCAAGAACCCCGCTGTTACCACGCAGTATAACGCGACAAAAGTACACCAGCTTATATTGACAGACGCCCGGTTAAAGGAGCGCGAGATAACTTAGACTACCGGAATTTCGAAAGCACACGTAGGTTTCACTACAGTCGGGTTTATGTATTCGGAGCGGATCTGGATTTTTATGCAGTCAAGGGCTCGGTAGcatactttaaaattatttggaggAATGCTTTTTGACGctccagcagcaacaacaaccgcttGGGTCATATGTTGCATTAAGTATTAGGCACGAGAAAGACGTTGGCACGCTTAATCTCGCGTTTGCTCCCTTTGATCGACAATCGTAACCATGATACTACTCTAGAGAAGTGTCTGCCACTGTATAAATGCCATTCGAAGGAGTTTCTGATTGGTTTCGTGGCCGTTGCTTAAACATGGCTCCCCCTGACCGTGGAACTATCGAAGTAATGGGCGGCTAATCTGCTCAGAAAAATTTTAAGACTGTTCTATTTTTCCGGAGAGTCGATGGCTACCGTTTTCTGAGAAATAGATGTGATCTGTTTCACTTTTTAACGGTCATATAACGGGCTCTGTCATGAATCAGAGAAATCGGTCTCATGATGATGAGAtgctaattaaacaaataatgaaaattgtgcACATATTTCTTCTAAGAATATTAATGTAACATCAAATACCGGCATTTTTACCGCCaataattaacaacaacagcgtcaTAACAACcaacaattaaaattgttagtataaacaaataatgcaaataagcaaaaacaaaagcaataataagcTCCTCATAATTATctcggcaataacaacaaaatcaccgcTAGCATTGAAGCTAGCAAATGCTATTAAATGCAAATCAcactaaatgaattaaatttattgctgttgttgttgccgttacaCATGCGCTGTCAGCGTATGCGCTAATaatacaagttttttttatCTAGTGCGCAGCCGAGACAAGCAGTCAgcattataattatttcaatatacgTCACACCTCACACTCATTACAATTTCCTACCAATTTTCTCATTGTATGACAAATCCAAATATGTTGCATAAGCAAAATGTTGCGTTATCACATCAATATCACTTTGTTCTAGTTCACAGTTGCTTAATATGATGGTTTCCCTCTCATTTGATTCGCCGGAGTGCAAATCACTCTTCGCTAAAATcggtttattttcacttttccaacaacgctccattttttttgtttttaataactgTTTAATACTAGTTGTGTACAAAAATGCATCCGAGCATTGCAATCCGTTAAGTTCAAGTGTTCTTCGGCGACTAATGAATATAATACTTTTGTAATGTAAGATACTCAAAACCTGTTTTAGACTCTAGCGTCAAGAGCTTTAAGTTAGTTTCTTATGCCGAGCTCAAGCTTAGTAAAATCTTAGCTAgacaatgaaaacaataattgaattattgaatacaatttatttatttttatagcgtAGTGTTGTGCGAACCCTCTCTCCATTTGTATCACCCTCTTCTGATCTCTCGTTATATGTACTAAGTGAGTGCTTTAAAACGGACAACCTGTTTAATCACAGGCTCATAAATCTTGTGaagaaacttttttatttgcaacaGTAATCGTTCAAATAAGAGGGAGTATCTGTCAGGCCCGACAAAGTTGAACAACTCTATGCTGGATAAGAAATTCGATAGAATCACAGCCAGATGGAGTTGTATTGATAGAAGCTTCGATTCATTGAGATCTACAATCCGAAAATATACCAGCATATCCTTATCTTACAGTTACATAAGACTAAATttatgcacaacaacagcatttcAAGCGAACTAAACATTTACTAACTCTTCAGTTAAGTCATGACTACCCTTTTCCACTTAATTCCgataattcttcttcttaaatTAACTAATCAGTATGACAACTTTTTGTTGAGAAAATTTGGCTAATAACTTCTTGGTTTTGTAAGTATaatgttgtcaaatatctcctccttatttgcgaagaacttggacagccacttttcacctcttttgagttcaactttacaccaccaagggcgttcgctatGGACAGGGACAGGTGGAAATCATTTGGcatatgtccgggctatatg
This genomic interval carries:
- the LOC114805144 gene encoding uncharacterized protein LOC114805144, whose product is MERCWKSENKPILAKSDLHSGESNERETIILSNCELEQSDIDVITQHFAYATYLDLSYNEKIASIKFLLTPTTLYLKDCTSLHEIKYSFTTCMLKILDISGCPIDYQEHFANYDFPTLVSLTPNWQPKVDWQKLLGKLKALNNLKLENVSKQNSKITGAEKPPESCKTLLMALSDCKHIKSLTFDGLLNVHDIGHLSKLTDRKLSFHIRNECGQLLSRLHDLQNLDTLYLEHVNDVKDVDLLNLIKSCANLSKITLDYCDGVTRNFIFSAAELLRERDKDEPLKARLNLEMCGCAGITEDIQEHPLYAKAESALSLILFFECKHPTTSYRNDLIIPYPPPNVQLSIYVLFEIYKKLINQPVAQRFATVCEDFENAAIEEERHLKIIACRKAKIVHNDIYDAYLEITSERKDFFNKLCCENATKMVLNNRVIIFDTILDDFPKLKCLRLKNCFIAEEEFPRNKQYNNISDLEVLGANAFRLWQNIAVLFPNVGTVNLMDAAFESPLEITMLRILRFKDNTVLQNITRFSVIGSILCDEGVEFLANLIHLKNLSIVRNSKVTGKHIAELSSIEELQLSYCENVSHYYLADILSSLSLRSLDLRHSTFSDVSMHLTNLMWLSCETLVTLKIDWKLEHTITALQTLQALKDIEVRNFNTNSCEICMRDEQIHCSCAEDIQSRLIPRFFRTLIVRTSITKLTLEAEVLCRNLNYLHHLRHLTHLSIIAKKAWLDGFCIPMNFSQAVGQLVNLEYLYLARFFYCYDDVIYIVDRCRKLNEVRLKQCVGFSDVVPYDLVEVLKHKRTKDQLPFRLYMLNLMVDSSETCSERSRDSNQEVNRFEDIADYIKVIFL